In Trueperaceae bacterium, the sequence AAGTCCGGGAAGCGGCGGAGGGCGGCGGCGACGATCGCGACGAGCATCGCGGTCGGCGTGAGTTTGACGCCCTGCGCTTCGGCGACCGGCTTGAAGCGCGTGCGCAACGCCTCGAAGCGGGTGGCGTCCGCCTCGTCGAAGTGCGTGACCATGGGCACCGTCGTCCAGGCCTGCGTCATGGAGCGGACGGTGGCCTTGCGGACGCCGTTCATGGGGACGCGTTCGGTTTCGCCCCACGCGGAGAAGTCCGGCAGGGGAGCCGCAGCGGGCGCGGCGGCGGGTGCGGCGGCGCGGGGCGCGCCCCCTTCGGCGAAGGCGCGGACGTCCTCGGCGGAGATGCGGCCCAGGATGCCGGAGCCCTGCACCGCGTGCAGGTCGACGCCGAGCTCCCGCGCGAGGCGCCGGACGCTGGGGGCGGCGGGCAACGCCGACGCGGCGTCGCTCACCGGCGCGGCGCTGACGCTCGGCGCGGCGCTGGGCGCGGGCGCCTCCGCAGCGGGTGCCTCCGCGGCCGGTGCGGCCGCATCGGGGGGCGCGGCGTCCTCGGGCGGGGCCGGTTCGGCGGGTGTCGCGGGGGCGGCGGCGGCCGCGTCGGCGTCTTCGTCGACGGTCGCGACGACCGCGCCGATGGGGACCTCCTGGCCCTCCTCCACCGCGACGTGCGTGATGGTGCCGGCGGCTTCCGCGGGGACCTCGACGACCGCCTTGTCGGTCTCGAGCTCGAGGATCGGTTGGTCGACCTCGACGACGTCACCGACCGAGACGAGGACGGACACGACGGTGCCGGCGTCGATGCCTTCGCCGACTTCGGGGAGCTTGAGTTCCGTAGCCATGGTTCGTCTCCGTTCAGGCGACCGCGGGGTCGGGCGCGTCGGGGCGCAGGTCGAGATCGGTGCGGGCCTTCGCGAGGGTCGCGTCGTCGACGTGCCCCTGGTCGGCCAGGGCGCGCAGGGCGGCCCACGTGACGTGCGCGGCGTTCACCTCGAAGTGCGCGCGGAGCTCCTCGCGCGCTTCGCTCCGCCCGAACCCGTCGGTCCCGAGCGAGGTGATCGGCCGGTCCAGGTAGGGCGCCAGCATGTCGGGCAGGGCGCGGACGTAGTCCGACGCCGCCACGATCGGGCCGACGGCGCCGTCCAGTTGCGCGGCGAGGAACGAGGTCTCGACCTCGTCGCCGTCGCGCAGGCGGTTGCGCCGCTCGACGGCGGCGGCGTCGCGGTGCAACGCCTTGTAGCTGGTGACGCTCCAGACGTCGGCGGCGACGCCGTACCCCTCGAGGCGCTCCGCGGCGTCGAGGACCTCGCCCATGATGGCGCCGGACCCGAACAGCTGCACGCGCTTCTTGGGGTTCTTCTTCGGCGACGGCGCGTAGAGGTACATCCCCCGCGTGATGCCGTCCACGAGCGCGTCGCGGGTCAGGTGCTCCGGAGCGGCGGGCTGCGGGAGGTTCTCGTTGCCGATCGTCAGGTAGTAGAAGACGTCCTCCTGGCGTTCGTACATGCGCCGCAGGCCCTCGCGGATCAACGTCGAGAGCTCGTACGCGAACGCCGGGTCGTACGCCTCGAGGTTGGGGATCGGCAACGCCAGCAGGTGGCTGTGGCCGTCCATGTGTTGCAGGCCCTCCCCCGCCAGCGTCGTGCGTCCGGCGGTCGCTCCGAGCATGAACCCGCGGGTCCGCATGTCGCCCGCCGCCCAGGCGAGGTCGCCGATGCGTTGGAAGCCGAACATCGAGTAGTAGATGTAGAAGGGGACCATCGGCACGCCGTAGTTCGCGTAGCTGGTGCCGGCCGCGACGAAGCTGGACATGGCGCCCGCTTCGGTGATGCCCTCCTCGAGGATGGCGCCGTCCTTCGACTCCTTGTAGTAGAGCAGGTTCTCCTTGTCGACCGGCTCGTACAGCTGCCCTTGCGAGCTGTAGATCCCGATCTGGCGGAACAGCGCCTCCATCCCGAAGGTCCGCGCCTCGTCGGGGATGATCGGCACCACCCGGTCACCCCACGTCGCGTCCCGCAGCAGCTTGCGGAGCACCGTGACGAACACCATCGTCGTCGACACGGCACGGTCGCCGGTGCCCTCGTAGAACTCCTCGAAGCCGTCGGCGTCGGGGGCGGGCAACGGCTCGTGGTTGGGCGTGCGGGCCGGCAGGTACCCCCCGAGCGCCTCGCGGCGTTCGTGCAGGTAGCGCGCCTCGGGCGAGTCCGGCTCGGGGCGGTAGAACGGGAAGTCGCCGATCTCCTCGTCGCTGACGGGGATCTCGAACCGGTCGCGGAACGCCCGCATGTCCTCCTCGTCCAGCTTCTTCGTCTGGTGGGCGGGGTTCTTCGCCTCCGCCGTCTCGCCGAGCCCGTACCCCTTCACGGTCCGCGCAAGGATCACCGTCGGGCTGCCCTCGTGCGTGACCGCCGCACGGTAGGCGGCGTACACCTTCGTCGGGTCGTGCCCCCCGCGGTTCAGGCGATCGAGGTCCTCGTCGCTCCAGCCGTCGATGAGCGCCTTGAGTTCCGGGGTGTCGAAGAAGCGCTCGCGCAGCTCCGCCCCCCCGAACGCCGCGTAGCGTTGGCTTTCCCCGTCCACCATCCGCTCGAAGCGGGCGGCGAGGAGGCCCTCGTCGTCCTTCGCGAACAGGGCGTCCCAGTGCCGCCCCCAGGCGACCTTGACGACGTTCCAGCCCGACCCCCGGAAGATCGCTTCGAGCTCCTGGATGATCTTGCCGTTGCCGTAGACGGGCCCGTCGAGCCGCTGCAGGTTGGCGTTGATGACCCACACGAGGTTGTCGAGGCGCTCCCGCGAGGCGATCTTGATGGCGCCCAGCGTCTCGGGCTCGTCGGTCTCGCCGTCCCCGAGGAACGCCCACACCTTGCCGTCGCCCCGCTCCTTGAGGCCGCGCGCCTCGAGGTAGCGCGCGAAGCGCGCGTTGTAGATCGACAGGATCGGCGCGAGGCCCATCGAGACGGTCGCGAACTGCCAGTAGTCCGGCATGAGCCACGGGTGCGGGTAGCTGCTGAGGCCGGGGTGGTCGGGCTGCAGTTCACGCCGGAAGTTCCGCATGTGCTCCACCTCGAAGCGGCCCTCGAGGAAGCTGCGGGCGTAGATGCCGGGGCTGGCGTGCCCCTGGACGTACACGAGGTCGGCGTTCGTGCCGGCCTGCGGACCGCGGAAGAAGTGATGGAAGCCGACCTCGTACAGCGTCGCGGCGCTGGCGTACGTCGCCAAGTGCCCGCCGATGCCGTCGCTGTACTTGTTGGCGCGCACCACCATCGCCATCGCGTTCCAGCGGATGAGGGCGCGGATGCGCCGCTCGAGGTCGAAATCGCCGGGGTAGGGGGGCTCCCGGTCGGCGGGGATCGTGTTGACGTAGGGGGTTTCGGCGCTGAAGGGCACCTCGACGCCGTGCGCCTGCGCGTGCGTATCGAGGCGTTCGAGCACCTCCCGCACCCGCGCCTCGCCGCCCGAGCGCAGGACGTACTCCAGCGAATCGAGCCACTCGCGGGTCTCGACGCGTTCCAGCTCGGTCCGCACGTCGTTCGGTAGCGCGCTGCGTTCGGTCGCGGGCGCGTCGTCGCGCGAATCGGTCATGGCCTCTCCTCTCGCCGTCCGGCACGAGGCGCCGGCGCGGTGCGCCGGGCGCGGGGCCCGGCGCGGCGCGGGACCGCGCGAGCGCGGTCCCGGTCGTCACCGGCGCATGGTACCGCAGCGGTGCGCGTGTCGGCGGCGTCGGACCCTACGCGACCTCGCCCGGGGGGGCGTGCAGGCGCGCGAGGAGGCCCCGCACGACCGCCTCGGCGCGCGCCGCCGCGAGTTCGGTGAACGCCCGGAAGTCGGTCTCCGCGGCGTGGTCGGCGGTATCGCTGATGCTGCGCACCACGACCCACGGCACCCCCCAGCGGTGGCACACCTGCGCGACGGCGGCGCCCTCCATCTCCGCGCAGGTGGCGTCGAACGCCGCGCGGATCGCCGCGCCGGCCTCCGCCCCGGCGACGAAAGCGTCGCCCGACGCGACCCGACCGACGCGGACGGTGGCGGCCCCCGCCACCGCCTCGGTCGCCGCGGCGTACGCCGCGTCGCGGAGCGCCGGGTCGGCCGGCCAGGCGAGCGGTTCGCCCGGGACCTCGCCGGGGGCGTAGCCGAGGCCGGTCACGTCGACGTCGTGCTGCACCGCGTCGTGGGCGACGACGACGTCCCCGACCGCCAGGTCGGGGGCGAGGGCGCCCGCGACGCCGGTGAACACGACGCGGCGCGCGCCCGACGCCAGCAGCTGCTGGGCGAGGGCGGCGGCGTTGACCTTGCCGACCCCGCACGCGGCCAGGAACGTCGGGTGGCCGTCGAGGGTGCCCTCGTGCACCTCGAACGGCCCGTACGAAACGGTGCGGCGCTCGTGCAGGCGGGGCAGCAACGTGGCGATCTCGGCGTCCATCGCGCCGATGACCGCGGTCGGCCCCTCGCTCACGGGGTCTTGTCCCACACGAGCTGCCCGAGGTAGGCGCCGGCCAACGTGAGCGGGATCGCGAGCGCCACCATCCGCACCGCGATCTCGAGGTCGGGCGAGAACGTCTGCACGCCGAGCGTCATGAGCGCCATCAGGGCGCCCCCGAGCACCACGACGAAGCGCGCGCGGGGCGCGTCGCGCCGCAGCATCCAGAGGATCGCGAAGTAGCCGTAGAGCAGGTAGAAGCTCGCGGAGACGACGTCGGCGACGAGCCCGTCGTCGCTGGGCGGCGCGACCGCCTGCAGGGCGATGAAGAACAGCGTGGCGCTCATCAGGATGCCCGAGAAGCGTCCCGGCGCGCCGGCGCCGGACCGGCGGCGCGGCGCATCGGGCGTCTCGCCCTTCGCCTCCCCCCCCTTCGCCGCCTCGCCCTTCGCCGGACCGCCCGCCACGCGCCGCGCGACGCGGGCCTTGCGCGCCTCGCGCCGCTGCTGGCGGCGCGCCGCCTTCTCGGCCTTGACGCGTTCCTTTTCCTTCTCGGCCTTGCGTTCCTTCTTTTCCTCCGCGCGGCGGAGCTGTCGATTGACCATGCGCGCAGGGTAGCGTGCCGCACCGTGACGGACCCCGACCTCGCCGACCTCGCCGCCCGGTTCGGGACGCCGACGTACGTCCTCGACCTCGACGTCGTCCGCGCCCGCCTCGCCGAACTCCGCGCGGCGTTCCCCGACGCCGCGATCCGCTACGCCGCGAAGGCGAACGCCCTCCCGGCCCTCCTCCGCGCGCTGGCGGACGCCGGCGTCGGGGTGGAGGCACTCGGGGCGGGCGAACTGCGGGCCGCCGCCGCCGCGGGGGTGCCCGGGTCGGCGCTGCTGCTCGGAGGGCCGGGGCAGGACGCCGCGGCGCGCGCCGCGGCGCGCGACCTGGGCGTCGCCCTCGTGAGCCTCGACGGGCGCGCCCAAGCGGCGGCCTGGCGCGCCGAGCCGGCCCCGACCCCGCGGTTCCTGGTGCGCGTGCATCCCGGGCTCGACCCGGCGACGCATCCCCACCTCGCGACCGGTGCGATCGGTGCGAAGTTCGGCGTGGCGCCCGCCGTCGCCGACGCGTTGGCGCGCGACCTGGCCGCCGCCGGGCGGCTGGCGGGCTTCCACGTGCACGCGGGCTCGATGATCGACGACCCGTCCCTCTACGACGATCTCCTCGCGCGGCTGGACCCGTTGTTCGACGCCGTCCCCGAGGCGCGCGTCGCGAACCTCGGCGGTGGCTTCGCGGTGCCCGGCGCGGACCTCCCCGCGATCGCCGCCCGGGTCGGGCCGTGGGCGCGGGCCCGCGACCTGACGCTGCTGCTCGAGCCGGGACGCTACCTCGTCGCCGACGCCGGCACGCTCCTCACGCGCGTCGCGTGGCGCAAGGGACCCGCCGAGACGGGCGGCGTGACGCACTGGATCTGCGACGCCGGCATGACGCACTACGCGCGCCACGCCCTCTACGGCGCGGAGCCGCCGATCCGGGAGGTGGGGACCCCCCGCGGCGACGTGGCGACCGGCGACGTCGACGGGCCCGCCTGCGAGAACGCCGACCGGCTCGGGACCGACCGGACCCTCGCGGCGGAGGCCGGGGACCTGCTGGCGGTCGGGCGGGCGGGCGCCTACGGCGCGGCGATGGCGTCGACGTACACCGCCTCGCCGCGCCCCGCGGAGGCCGTGGTCGAGGGCGGGGTGGCGCGCCTCGCGCGTCGTCGCGAGACGCTGGACGACCTGACGGCCCGCGACGCCTGACGCCGACCGTCCGCCGCACCCGACTTCGCGTCCCGGCGCCCGGTCGGGCCCCGCGCGCAGCGCTACACTGGGGGCATGAATCCACGCAAGGTCGTCATCATCGGTTCGGGCTTCGGGGCCCTCGGCACGGCGGCGCGGCTGTTGGCCGACGGGCACGAGGTCACGCTCTACGAGGCGCGCGACAAACTCGGGGGGCGCGCGTACACGTACGAGCAGGACGGGTTCGTCTTCGACGGCGGACCGACCATCATCACCGCGCCCTGGATGTTCGACGAGATCTGGGCGAAGGCCGGCAAGGACCGCGAGGACTACGTGAAGTTCGTCAAGTGCGATCCGTTCTACCGGATCTTCGACGACGCGCAGAACCTCTTCGACTACAACGACGACGAGATGTTCATCCTGAACGAGATCGAGAAGCGCAACCCGAGCGACAAGCGCGGCTACCTGAACTTCATGAAGACCACGAAGGACATCTTCGAGAAGGGCTTCGTGGAGCTCGCCGACGAGCCGTTCCTGCACTTCACGGACATGCTTCGCGTCGCGCCGGACCTGATCCGCCTGCAGAGCTACAAGAGCGTCTACAAGTACGTCTCGCAGTACGTGCAGGACCCCTTCCTGCGGCAGGTGTTCAGCTTCCATCCGTTGCTGGTCGGCGGCAACCCGTTCGACACCCCCAGCATCTACGCGATGATCCACTACCTCGAGCGGGAGTGGGGCGTCTGGTACGCGATCGGGGGGACCGGCAAGCTCGTCGAGGCGTTCGAGCGCCTCATCAAGGAGCTGGGCGGCACGATCCACGTCGACCGGCCGGTCGCGGAGATCCTCGTCCGCGGCGAGAACCGCGACCGGCAGGCGTACGGCGTCCGGCTCGAGGACGGCGCCGTCGTCCACGCCGACGTCGTCGTCTCCAACGCCGACGTCGCGACGACCTACATGAACATGATCGCGCCGGAGCACCGCAAGAAGTACACCGACCGGAAGCTCGAGCGCATGGACTACGCCATGAGCCTCTTCGTGCTGTACTTCGGGACCGACAAGCAGTACCGGCACGACGGCCTGCTGAAGCACCACAACATCATTCTGGGGCCGCGCTACGAGGGCCTGCTGCGCGACATCTTCAAGAACCAGGGACGCCTCGCCGACGACTTCAGCCTCTACCTCCACATGCCGTCCTACACCGACCCGAGCATGGCGCCCGAGGGCCACGAATCGTTCTACGTCCTCTCGCCGGTCCCGAACCTCACGAGCGGCATCGATTGGCGAGCGCAGGCGAAGCCGTACCGCGACGCGATCATGAACTTCCTCGAGGCGAACTACCTCCCGGGCCTCCAGGAGCACCTGGTGACCGAGCACTACATCGACCCGCTGCACTTCCAGGGGGACCTGCGGAGCTTCCGGGGTTCGGCGTTCGCGTTCGAACCCAAGCTCACGCAGTCCGCCTGGTTCCGGCCGCACAACCGCAGCGAGGAGATGCCGAACCTGTACTTCGTCGGCGCCGGCACGCACCCCGGGGGCGGCCTGCCGGGCGTGCTGTCGAGCGCCAAGATCGCCGACAAACTCATCAACCAGGGCGAACCCAGGAAGCAGGCGCCGTCCGACGCGCCGTCCGACGCGCCGCTCCCCGAGCGCCCCCCCACCCGAGCGATGACGGAGGACGTGACGTGGCGGAGCTGACGCACCTGACCGGCAAGTACCTGAGCGACACCTGGCACGCCGCCGACGCGACGTACGACGTGGTCGGGCCCCTATCGGGCGACGCGGTCGCCCGCGCCGCGCACTGCGGGCCCGACGAGGCGAAGGAGGCGGCGGACGTCGCCTGGTCGGCGTTCGAAACCTGGCGCGAGACCACCGCGTTCGAACGCGCGGAGCTGCTCCGCTCGTGGCACGACGCGATCCTCGCGAACACCGAGCTCCTCGCGCGCACCATGACGCAGGAGATGGGCAAACCGATCAAGGAGGCGCGCGGTGAAGCGGCGTACGCCGCGAGCTTCGTGCGGTGGTACGAGGGGGAGGCGACCCGCGCGTACGGCGAGGTCTTCCCCACCGCCGCCGGCCACAAGCGCGGTCTCGCCCTCCGCAAGCCCGTCGGCCCGGTGTACGCCGTGACGCCGTGGAACTTCCCTGCGGGGATGCTGACGCGCAAGGCGGCGCCGGCCCTCGCGGCGGGCTGTACCTTCATCCTCAAGCCGGCGGAGCAGACGCCCCTGACCGCGATGCTGCTCGCGGAGTTGTGGCGGGAGGTCGGGGGCCCGCCCGGCACCCTGCAGGTCCTGCCGACCGACGACCCCGCCGCCGTCACGAAACCGTTGATGGAGGACCCCCGCATCCGCAAGGTGACGTTCACCGGCAGCACCGAGGTGGGGCGGATGCTGTACGCGCAGAGCGCGGAGACCGTGAAACGCATCAGTTTCGAGTTGGGCGGGCACGCGCCGTTCGTGATCTTCGACGACGCGGACCTCGACCAGGCGGTCCGCGAGACGATCGCCTGCAAGTTCCGCAACGCCGGCCAGACGTGCGTCTGCACGAACCGCATCTACGTCCACGAAGCGATCGCCGACGCCTTCACCGCGAAGTACGTCGAGGCGGCGAAGGGCTTGCGGGTGGGCGACCCGAACGACGAGGCGACCGACGTCGGGCCGCTCGTGGATGCCGCCGGCCTCGCGAAGGTCCAGGACCACGTGCGCGACGCCGTGTCGCAGGGCGCCGACGTCGCCCTGGGCGGGGAGACGCAGGGGGACCTGTACTTCCTGCCGACGGTCCTGACCGGCGTGACGCCGGACATGAAGATGATGCAGGAGGAGACCTTCGGGCCGGTCGCGCCGATCCTGACGTTCGCCACCGACGACGAGGCGATCGCGCTCGCGAACGCCACGCCGTACGGCCTCGCGGCGTACGTCTACACGAACGACCTGCGTCGCGCGTGGCGCATGGCGGAGTCGCTCGACTACGGCATCGTCGGCGTCAACGACGGCGTCCCGAGCGCGGCGCACGCCCCGTTCGGCGGCGTCAAGCAGAGCGGCATCGGGCGCGAGGGCGGCCCGTGGGGCCTGGAGGAGTACCTCGAGGTCACGTACGTCTCGATGGGGGTAGGGCACTGAGCGACGGCGGGTCCCCCGATGCGGCGGTGGCGGCGCTCCTCGCGCGTCTCGCCACCCGCAACGGCGACGCGGAGGCCGCCGCGACGCTGCTTGCGGTGGCCAGCCCCCGTCTCGCGGGCGGCGTCGGTGGCGAGGCGGGCCTCGCCCGCCT encodes:
- a CDS encoding 2-oxo acid dehydrogenase subunit E2, which translates into the protein MATELKLPEVGEGIDAGTVVSVLVSVGDVVEVDQPILELETDKAVVEVPAEAAGTITHVAVEEGQEVPIGAVVATVDEDADAAAAAPATPAEPAPPEDAAPPDAAAPAAEAPAAEAPAPSAAPSVSAAPVSDAASALPAAPSVRRLARELGVDLHAVQGSGILGRISAEDVRAFAEGGAPRAAAPAAAPAAAPLPDFSAWGETERVPMNGVRKATVRSMTQAWTTVPMVTHFDEADATRFEALRTRFKPVAEAQGVKLTPTAMLVAIVAAALRRFPDFNASIDTAAQEIVYKSYVNVGVAVDTDAGLLVPVIKDADRKSVLELAGELGELAAKARDRKLKPDDMQGGTFSVSNLGGIGGTGFTPIVAPPEVAILGVSRGRTAPVWSEAEGRFVPTQIMPLSVSYDHRLIDGASAARFLRWIAEAVEEPFLLQVGA
- the aceE gene encoding pyruvate dehydrogenase (acetyl-transferring), homodimeric type → MTDSRDDAPATERSALPNDVRTELERVETREWLDSLEYVLRSGGEARVREVLERLDTHAQAHGVEVPFSAETPYVNTIPADREPPYPGDFDLERRIRALIRWNAMAMVVRANKYSDGIGGHLATYASAATLYEVGFHHFFRGPQAGTNADLVYVQGHASPGIYARSFLEGRFEVEHMRNFRRELQPDHPGLSSYPHPWLMPDYWQFATVSMGLAPILSIYNARFARYLEARGLKERGDGKVWAFLGDGETDEPETLGAIKIASRERLDNLVWVINANLQRLDGPVYGNGKIIQELEAIFRGSGWNVVKVAWGRHWDALFAKDDEGLLAARFERMVDGESQRYAAFGGAELRERFFDTPELKALIDGWSDEDLDRLNRGGHDPTKVYAAYRAAVTHEGSPTVILARTVKGYGLGETAEAKNPAHQTKKLDEEDMRAFRDRFEIPVSDEEIGDFPFYRPEPDSPEARYLHERREALGGYLPARTPNHEPLPAPDADGFEEFYEGTGDRAVSTTMVFVTVLRKLLRDATWGDRVVPIIPDEARTFGMEALFRQIGIYSSQGQLYEPVDKENLLYYKESKDGAILEEGITEAGAMSSFVAAGTSYANYGVPMVPFYIYYSMFGFQRIGDLAWAAGDMRTRGFMLGATAGRTTLAGEGLQHMDGHSHLLALPIPNLEAYDPAFAYELSTLIREGLRRMYERQEDVFYYLTIGNENLPQPAAPEHLTRDALVDGITRGMYLYAPSPKKNPKKRVQLFGSGAIMGEVLDAAERLEGYGVAADVWSVTSYKALHRDAAAVERRNRLRDGDEVETSFLAAQLDGAVGPIVAASDYVRALPDMLAPYLDRPITSLGTDGFGRSEAREELRAHFEVNAAHVTWAALRALADQGHVDDATLAKARTDLDLRPDAPDPAVA
- a CDS encoding 5'-methylthioadenosine/adenosylhomocysteine nucleosidase, whose amino-acid sequence is MSEGPTAVIGAMDAEIATLLPRLHERRTVSYGPFEVHEGTLDGHPTFLAACGVGKVNAAALAQQLLASGARRVVFTGVAGALAPDLAVGDVVVAHDAVQHDVDVTGLGYAPGEVPGEPLAWPADPALRDAAYAAATEAVAGAATVRVGRVASGDAFVAGAEAGAAIRAAFDATCAEMEGAAVAQVCHRWGVPWVVVRSISDTADHAAETDFRAFTELAAARAEAVVRGLLARLHAPPGEVA
- a CDS encoding alanine racemase, which translates into the protein MTDPDLADLAARFGTPTYVLDLDVVRARLAELRAAFPDAAIRYAAKANALPALLRALADAGVGVEALGAGELRAAAAAGVPGSALLLGGPGQDAAARAAARDLGVALVSLDGRAQAAAWRAEPAPTPRFLVRVHPGLDPATHPHLATGAIGAKFGVAPAVADALARDLAAAGRLAGFHVHAGSMIDDPSLYDDLLARLDPLFDAVPEARVANLGGGFAVPGADLPAIAARVGPWARARDLTLLLEPGRYLVADAGTLLTRVAWRKGPAETGGVTHWICDAGMTHYARHALYGAEPPIREVGTPRGDVATGDVDGPACENADRLGTDRTLAAEAGDLLAVGRAGAYGAAMASTYTASPRPAEAVVEGGVARLARRRETLDDLTARDA
- the crtI gene encoding phytoene desaturase family protein; amino-acid sequence: MNPRKVVIIGSGFGALGTAARLLADGHEVTLYEARDKLGGRAYTYEQDGFVFDGGPTIITAPWMFDEIWAKAGKDREDYVKFVKCDPFYRIFDDAQNLFDYNDDEMFILNEIEKRNPSDKRGYLNFMKTTKDIFEKGFVELADEPFLHFTDMLRVAPDLIRLQSYKSVYKYVSQYVQDPFLRQVFSFHPLLVGGNPFDTPSIYAMIHYLEREWGVWYAIGGTGKLVEAFERLIKELGGTIHVDRPVAEILVRGENRDRQAYGVRLEDGAVVHADVVVSNADVATTYMNMIAPEHRKKYTDRKLERMDYAMSLFVLYFGTDKQYRHDGLLKHHNIILGPRYEGLLRDIFKNQGRLADDFSLYLHMPSYTDPSMAPEGHESFYVLSPVPNLTSGIDWRAQAKPYRDAIMNFLEANYLPGLQEHLVTEHYIDPLHFQGDLRSFRGSAFAFEPKLTQSAWFRPHNRSEEMPNLYFVGAGTHPGGGLPGVLSSAKIADKLINQGEPRKQAPSDAPSDAPLPERPPTRAMTEDVTWRS
- a CDS encoding NAD-dependent succinate-semialdehyde dehydrogenase, with translation MAELTHLTGKYLSDTWHAADATYDVVGPLSGDAVARAAHCGPDEAKEAADVAWSAFETWRETTAFERAELLRSWHDAILANTELLARTMTQEMGKPIKEARGEAAYAASFVRWYEGEATRAYGEVFPTAAGHKRGLALRKPVGPVYAVTPWNFPAGMLTRKAAPALAAGCTFILKPAEQTPLTAMLLAELWREVGGPPGTLQVLPTDDPAAVTKPLMEDPRIRKVTFTGSTEVGRMLYAQSAETVKRISFELGGHAPFVIFDDADLDQAVRETIACKFRNAGQTCVCTNRIYVHEAIADAFTAKYVEAAKGLRVGDPNDEATDVGPLVDAAGLAKVQDHVRDAVSQGADVALGGETQGDLYFLPTVLTGVTPDMKMMQEETFGPVAPILTFATDDEAIALANATPYGLAAYVYTNDLRRAWRMAESLDYGIVGVNDGVPSAAHAPFGGVKQSGIGREGGPWGLEEYLEVTYVSMGVGH